aagtaacaaaggttttgagaaagatgtaatttctctctcaaatatgcaaagactgaagccttttaggcatctgaaagcccagaaatgtgtgcaacaagggtgttttttctttcattattttcttgcaacttcgatcaATGGAGTctaaattttaacagatttgttattttgtgcattaatgttgggatacaccaagtactggtctttgacaaattaccacagtctccagtgcctttaatgtctgGGAACATAGTGAAAACAATGTTTGATTTATTGACCATACAACATGTGTTTTCTTTTGATCAACTAATATTATAAGCAACCAGCACCACATTTGTATGGTGTGTTTTTTTAGTATCTTACCAATCTAAAGAAAAATGATTCAAACATTAAAATGAGAACATCCTTTCTTAGAACCGTTTGAATGTGAATTGTTCTGTGTCGCATGACATTTACCTTAAAGACATGAAAGATACATTTATACATCAAACTACTCACTTGTTTgcctaaaaattgaaaaatttttaAACACCTATTCAAAAAtagatttaattttttatttatttttcagtttGACTGATTTGACttttggggataaaaaataaGTAAGAATTAGTGTGGAATCGGTGTATTACAATTACCATGGTAAACATGAATTTTCTCATTACAAGTAAAATACTGATCAAATACGTCTGTGTACCCTTTATCCTTCCACCAAGTGCACAACTGTCGATTCCATGAACATGGCAGAATGTAAAAAAGGTCAGGTTTGTCCAGACTAATCAGCGAGTAGAAATCTTGATCTCCGAGATGACCCTTGAAGTAGTATTTGCTTGTGAGCTCGACGATCTTGTCCGGGTTGATGTAACTGTGATAAGCGGTGctcctttttattttatcaaaatctAAGAGAAAAACGCCGCTGTTGAATCCAGTCAGGCCATTAGGTGGTGGGTCACCAGCTTTTGTCCCTTTGTTTAAATTGCGGTAGTACGACAACATATGACGGTATACCGGTTGCATCTCTCTCGCCAAACCCATGATGTTGTCGCCAACGAAGTGTTCGAAGTGGTCAAATAACTCTTTGATGTCAGTCATGAACTTCAAATCGGTGTCCAGCATGATGACTTTGTGGACATAGTCAGGAAGTATACCACGGTGCAGAGCAACGGATAAAAAGAAGATGGCGTCTTGGTAGTATGGGTTGCCTTTAGAGACTTTTGCTTGAAGCATGGATACTAGTGGTGCAATCTGTTGGGCTAGCTCTTCCACATCCATGAAGTGAAACtgtgaaaaatataaaaagttgtgAATTTAGTTTAATACACAAAAAAGATCCTGGCAAAGGAGAACAGTCCTAGAGTGTATTTTATCCCCTTTCAGAATTATTATCAactgttattattttgatgGTCTGCCAATGGCTAAATTGtgtcaatttaaaaacaaggaCCACCCACAAAAAAAGCCTATGGTTTGTACATTACAAAGAAAATGTTGCGCACCActcgtcctaacgtctatggttacggaacttTCCTCAGCCTAAgccccaagtcctaagatttaaCCTAAGGAAGAGTTGGGTGAAATCGTCAGCTGGTCTTTTAAAAACAGTTCAGGTCCTGTAAACATTTAGAGCAACAAGCCCTGTGGTGTTGCTGATTTTGCCCAGTTGAGCACTATTAAACTGTACATTGTGTTGTGTGCTGGGGCAGTAGAGACATCATCTCAACCTGCTGCAAAGTAAAAAATGCAAGAACATGAGTTTGAAGACATTGGATCCTGACAAGATTCTGGTTTTACCTGGAATTCATTTTTGGCAACACCCTCATCAGTAATTTTCTGCAAAGTCTCTGTAATAAACTCACGACCCGGATTGTCAACAACAAAGAAAAAGTGCAGATTGATCGATGCCTTGTCCAAAATTGATTTGGTGCAATCAATGAATCTCTGCTTCAAATGTGGCATTTTGTGAGTGTTCGTGAGGCTTTGAATAATGTGATATGGGTAATTGTCGACATCACTTGGTAAGTCGTGAACTTGGGGCTTTTTGGGGTGTAGATCACTTGATTGCTTTTGAACGCCTTGTTGATGAGCAACTGGTTGCTGCTGTGCTGGTTTTGCTTGTTGTGCTGCTACCCCCTGCGGTAACTTGATAGGCTGTTGCAATGGAAGTGCAGGTTGTTGTACATTGTTCTGCTGGTTGGCagcttgttgttgttttgcagCATGTTGTTGCTGTGGTAGTGCTGCCGGCTGGTTAGCACCGTGTTGGGTTTGTGCCGCCTGTTGCTGATGAGCTGCTTGCTGATGAGGTGCATGCTGCTGCTTTGCCTCCTCTGGTTGTGAagcttgttgttgttttgctgcTGGGTGCTGCTTCTGATGATTAACATGAACATTGGGGAGGTTCTGATTATTGATATTGTTATTGATctgtttttcaaattcaaatttgttcCGGGATGCAGCATGGCGCTCTTTTAGATCTTTCATTGACTGCACATGTCGtggatcatcatcatcatactTGGAAGCCCCAAATCTCTTCATCAAGAC
The DNA window shown above is from Asterias amurensis chromosome 18, ASM3211899v1 and carries:
- the LOC139950568 gene encoding uncharacterized protein; its protein translation is MVRKRKNDPDKDKNDVGQGNSPKQRQQRPDETSKSTAEEMQFVSNSRSRTRLGSAVPSTGTLRWLCRLRIVRLFVVTLVVGSIGFAAGRFVHQKMYFGEIRVRLTDSDTEPDKNVKVGPYLHTDYHDGVLMKRFGASKYDDDDPRHVQSMKDLKERHAASRNKFEFEKQINNNINNQNLPNVHVNHQKQHPAAKQQQASQPEEAKQQHAPHQQAAHQQQAAQTQHGANQPAALPQQQHAAKQQQAANQQNNVQQPALPLQQPIKLPQGVAAQQAKPAQQQPVAHQQGVQKQSSDLHPKKPQVHDLPSDVDNYPYHIIQSLTNTHKMPHLKQRFIDCTKSILDKASINLHFFFVVDNPGREFITETLQKITDEGVAKNEFQFHFMDVEELAQQIAPLVSMLQAKVSKGNPYYQDAIFFLSVALHRGILPDYVHKVIMLDTDLKFMTDIKELFDHFEHFVGDNIMGLAREMQPVYRHMLSYYRNLNKGTKAGDPPPNGLTGFNSGVFLLDFDKIKRSTAYHSYINPDKIVELTSKYYFKGHLGDQDFYSLISLDKPDLFYILPCSWNRQLCTWWKDKGYTDVFDQYFTCNEKIHVYHGNCNTPIPH